Proteins co-encoded in one Pseudomonas fluorescens genomic window:
- a CDS encoding RNA polymerase sigma factor has product MARLWRYGLLLSRNRHVAEDLVQATCVRALERAGQYVAGTRMDRWLLSILHSIWLNEVRARRVRQGQGVADADSQLTFDGEYAAQTHVMAAQVIRRVDALPETQRETVYLAYVEGLSYREVAEILQVPIGTVMSRLATARLKLAEYPPLQAVLNTPAGDRQ; this is encoded by the coding sequence CTGGCGCGCCTGTGGCGTTACGGCTTGCTGCTGTCGCGCAATCGGCACGTGGCCGAGGATCTGGTGCAAGCCACCTGCGTGCGGGCACTGGAGCGTGCCGGCCAGTACGTGGCCGGCACGCGCATGGATCGCTGGCTGCTGAGTATCCTGCATTCGATCTGGCTCAACGAAGTGCGCGCCCGCCGGGTGCGCCAGGGCCAGGGCGTGGCAGACGCCGACAGCCAGCTGACATTCGATGGCGAATACGCCGCGCAGACCCACGTCATGGCGGCGCAGGTGATCCGCCGGGTCGATGCGTTGCCCGAAACCCAGCGCGAGACGGTTTATCTGGCGTACGTCGAGGGCCTGTCCTACCGCGAAGTCGCCGAGATTCTGCAAGTACCGATCGGCACGGTCATGAGCCGCCTGGCCACCGCACGCCTGAAACTGGCCGAATACCCGCCGCTGCAAGCGGTACTGAACACCCCCGCAGGAGACCGGCAATGA